From the Prosthecochloris marina genome, the window TTGCGACATCGAGCCGGATAAATTCGACAAGAGCCTCCATGGCATTGGTAAGACCACCCGGAGCCTTGCGGCTGTTGACCGATTTATATTGATTACCGACGTAACCGAAAACAAGCAGCAGAATAGCAGCGGCCAGCCACATAAAAACAACGTGACGAGTGATGGATATGTCAAAACCACCTATAACTATTTTCGGAAGAGCGAATTTACCGAACGGGTCGAACTCCATGAGATTGCTGTCGAGAATGTGATGCATGATCACATCTCCAGCACTACCATGCTCCTCTTCACCATGACCGGCTTCGCCATGAGCTGCATCAGCATGAACCGCAGCCTCCTCATGCGCCACAGCCTCACTATGTTCTTCTGCTGAAGATGCATATGCCGATGCACCGAAGCCAAAAAGCAATGACATAATCAGCATCACAACAACCCTGACAAGCTCACCGGACTGTAAAGCGTTAAACCGTTTCATGCGACTCTTTTTTTCTGTTTGTTCTTCTTTTGATATCCGAGAATTTCAACAATCACGTAAATACAGTAAAAAGCGAAAAACGACACAACGAAGTCATTGATCACAACAAGACTTTGCAGGATGATAACAGCAAGAAGCACCATCAGCACCAATAACCTTAATACCAACCCTCCGAAAACAACCTTGGTATACTCGGCTTGAGATTTGTCATAAGCTAGCTCAAACAGCAGGTAACCGATAAGAGAATTGGCAGCGATCAATATCCAGGCAACAAAAACAGAGCCGAGGTCGATGTTATACTCGGTGGCGCTCCAGAATATCACCCCCCATAAAATGACGGACAAGATAAGGATCTTTATCAGAAAATCAAACAGCGGTTTCATAAGATGCAAAAGAATTGAAGTTTACCATGTTACCGACCTTTCCGGTTCGCGTTTTTAACAACTTTTATCAGAAGCAGTATCATCCCCGTCAATCCTGCCCCGACGCCGATAAGCAGAAACAGGGGAGACGTACCCAACTGCTCATCCACCCAATAACCTCCGAGAACAAAAAAAGCAAAACTGATGGCAATCTGAAAGCCAATTCCGAGATAATCGGACAAGGCCCGGACAGATCTTCCGAAATAATCTGAAAATTTTTCTTTGTCTCCGGACCTCATATGCTTTTCACCTCTGAAAGCTGTGGCTCAGACTCTCTTTCCAGCAACTGCTCCTTGAACCCTTCATCCTGTTTCATGAAAACTCTTCCGTTCAGTTTAGCCCCGTCCTCAACGTCGAGAGCAGTAACCCTCAGATCTCCGTCAATTGCAGCGGTGGCTTCAAGCCGGAGCTCTCCGGAGATATCGGCATTTCCTCTGAACTTTCCTGCAACTCTCATGTTCTCGGCGCTTATTTCACCCTCTACGACCCCTTCGCTACCGATGATCAGTGTTGATCTGCAGGTAACCTGGCCGGACACGTTCCCGTCAACCCTGATGTCACCATCAGCCACAAGTTCGCCTTGAACTGAAGTACCCTCCATCAAAAGAGTCAAGCCTCCGGCCGAACCGGATCTGCGTTTTTTTCCTTTTTTACTGAACATGTTTTACACCTGTTTACATTGAAAAATTCAGATAGGCTTCCGGGTCAACGGGAATACCGTTCCTCCAAACTTCAAAGTGCAGATGAACGCCCGATGATTCCTGTCCGGTATCACCTGCAAGTGCAATGACTTCTCCAAGCTTTACCTGCTCGCCTCCTTTTTTGAAAAGCTGACTGCAATGCTTGTAAAAAGTCATGTATTCACCATGATCGACGATTATTGTATACCCGAATGTGCCTGTCCAGTCAGAAAAAATCACTGTACCGTCGGTAACTGCCCCTACAGGCTCGTTTCGGGCAGTCGCAATATCAACCCCGTAGTGGCTCTTCTTCGGCTTGAAGCGCTGTGATATCGAACCCGTAACCAGCCTTCCGGTGAATTTTCCGGGAGTAACCGCCCCGTCAGAAAAAGGTGGAGGGATGATACCCGCATCGTAAACCCTTCGGCCGGCTCCCCCGCCAAACGACGCTTCATCCTGTACCATCGCTTTTTCCTGAAACATGATCCCTTCCACCTTTTGAGTGAATGCCTGCATGTTCTCGATTTCAACGATAAGGCTGTCCACTCGCTTTGCCTGGAGAGCGACAAGCTCCTTCTGATGGGCCGGCAGCGCCGAGCCTGGAACCACGGTATGCAAGGGGGTAGCGAAAAAAACCAACCCCGCCAAGGAAACCAGCAGCCCTAGCACAAGCAAGAAGACGATAACAAAGGTTGCCGGAACACCTTTTAACAACGTTACAGGCTTCGATCTGCCGCCGACAGGGATAAGACTGAGCGTATAAACAGTTTTTTTCTTGCGGTGAACTCCCATGGAAAAAGATCAGGTTACACTGAAATTACTACGATACACCTGCCATGTTGAATCGATCAGGGTATCGAGATCGCTGTAACGGGGTTGCCATTCCAGCAACTTTCTTGCTTTTTTCGATGACGCAACAAGCTCTGCCGGGTCACCCGGCCTTCTGCCCGACACTACTGCCGGAATGTTTTGTCGGGTAATCTCACGTGCTCGCTGAATCATCTCCTGCACCGTCACTCCGGTTTCGCTGCCCAGGTTCACTGCCAGACTCTCTTTCTTTTCAACAAGGTACTCGAATGCCGTCACATGAGCTGCTGCAAGATCACTCACATGTACATAATCACGGATGCATGTTCCATCTCTGGTCGGGTAATCATCCCCGAATACTTTCATCCCTTCGCGCACGCCGGCTGCCGTTTCCATTACAATCGGCAACAGATTTTCCGGCTTCATTTCCAGGCCTTGTATTCGCCCCTGCACATCATACCCGGCTGCGTTGAAATAACGGATCGAGGCATACTTCAACCCTTTCAAACGATCGTACCACTCCATCATTCGTTCAATCTCGAGTTTGGTGAATCCGTAGAAGTTTTCAGGGTTTTTCGAGTGCTCTTCATCGATCGGCAAATATCTGGGTGAACCGAATATGGCTGCTGAGGACGAAAAAATCATATTCGGTATCCCGGCTGAAAGTGCTGCATTCAAGATGTTTATCGTACCTGCTATATTCATCCTGGCATAGGCTTCCGGCTTGATCATGGACTCACCTGCCGCTTTCAATGCGGCAAGATGTACACATCCGTCATAACCGTCAGCCATAATTTCACGAAGTTGTAACGGCTGCATTATATCCCCGTACTGAAACGCCGCTTCTTCAAAGAGGTTACGACGTGTTCCCGAAGAAAGGTTATCCAGAACGGTTACGTTGTACCCTCTATCGAGAAACTCCCTGGCCACATGGCTGCCGATATAGCCCGCCCCGCCGATTACAAGTATTCTCACGCTACAAATTTTGGTTTATGTTCAACATCTCGTGTTCTCTTTGCCAAAGATAACACTTTCACCTAAATTGAACGATTGTTGCACCATATCATACAAAACCGGCAGACCACCCCCGAACACCATGCCATGGAAGTCTGATGAACAAGCTGTTTATACAACCTGAACTCTTTTCGCAAATCCCAGGACTCTACGCCCTGCAAACAACCCGCCACGGCGGTGTGAGCCCGGCCCCTTTCACAACGCTCAATCTCGGGCACAACACTTCCGACAACCCGGCAAACATTGTGAAGAACCGAACGATACTCTGCAACCATCTGAGCATCGATCCCTCATCACTGGTCATTGCTGACCAGGTACACGGAACCCGGATTCTTCGTGCTTTTGAAGGGGGACATCATACAGGATACGATGCCTTTATAACCGACCGGGAAAATATTTTTCTTTGCATACTCACAGCAGACTGCTTCCCTGTACTCATTTATGACCATGAACATGGAGCGGCAGGTGCCGCACATGCAGGCTGGAAAGGAACGGCAGCAAACATTGCCGGCAGGACAATCGAGGCGATGAAGGAACACTTCGGCACTTCGCCGCCTTCCTGCCTTGCCTGGATAGGCACAGGCATATCCGTAAACGAATATGAGATAGGAAAGGATGTAGCCGATCATTTCGACCACAAGTACCTCCACCTGTCACCCAACGGTCGCTTCATGCTCGATCTTGCGGCAACCAACGTCGATCAGTTGCTCGATGCAGGAATACCCGACACATCGATCGAAGTTTCACCGTTCTGTACGGCCAGGAACAACAGCGATTTTTTCTCTTACCGTAAGGAAAAAGGAAAAACCGGGCGAATGATAACCCTTATCGGCATCAACTCTCCGAACCAGACTCCCTGACGACGATAAGTGCTGTACCAAGCTTTTTTTCCAACGCTCTCACCTGCAGCAATTCCTGCTCTGTAAGATCGTCGGCAACGACATTGTAACTCGAGTAGGATAACAGTGTCTTTCCGATACTTTTTTCCAAAGCCCTGACCTCCTGCAACTGTTCATCCGACAGTTTTGAAAGACTTGACAGCATATCAACCCTCCTTTACAGCACCGTTCTTTTCATGCCGCCCGGCCTGATCGCCAATCACTGGACGTTATGCATCGTCATAGACAATCAAAGCGCGAACGCCACTCCGTATAAGAGCGGTGTCTTTAACGTTTAGCCTGCCTCCATACTGAAAGTATACGGAACAGCCCGCACTCCTTATAGTTGTTTCATAAAGCATTTTAGGGTAAATTAAGGTTTACATGAAAACATCGAAATCCACTCTAATCACTCCTAAGTTGATCGAATGCCGGAACTTGCAGAACACCGGGACTGAGGGAATATCGCTTTCCAGCTTAGGTTTTTAACTTTTTAGCCTTACCTGAACATGAATGACAATGAATTACTGAAATGTAATCAACGGGCCAATGAAATACTCTTCAAGGGGCTCGTGGAATTCGGCTGTTTCAAGGCTGCACTTGAACTCGACCTTTTCACTCATCTCGCTGACGGAGCAAAAGATGTTGAAACCCTTTCAGAAGCTATCGGAGCCGTACCGCAACGGCTTGGAATGCTGCTTGAAGCACTTCGTCAAATCGGAATCACCGTGCAGGAAAACGGCAAGTGGGAATTGACCGATTTCGCAAAAAGCATGTTCGCCCCCAACGAGGAACACCCGAACCTTTACATGGCCCCCGTCGCAAAAGCCATGGCTTATACCGCCGAGAACTTTTATATGAGCATGGCAGAAGCTGTACGAGGCAAACTCGATTACAAAGGAGAAACCTCCTATCCCCCGAAAACAAAAGAAGAAAACCTTTATTTCGAAGAGATACACCGCCGTAATGCCCATTTTGCCATCAAGCTGCTGCTTGAAGAAGCCAACCTCGCCTCCAATGAAAAACTTATCGACGTGGGAGGTGGAATAGGGGATATTTCAGCGGCACTTTGCAAAAAGTATACGCAGCTCAATACCACCATCCTGAACCTTCCCGGAGCGATTGAGCTTGTCGATGAAAATGCCGAAGAAAAAGGCCTTGGAGACAGGTTGAGAGGTTCTGCCGTAGACATTTACAGGGATGAATACCCTTCAGCCGACGCGGTTATGTTCTGCAGGATTCTCTATTCGGCAAATGACCAGCTTACCGAAATGATGTGTACAAAGGCGTTCAACGCACTCGAAGCTGGGGGTAAGGTACTCGTGCTCGACATGATTGTCGATGAAAAAGAGCATCCGAATTATGACTACCTCAGCCACTATATCATGGGCATCGGTATGCCGTTTTCGGTTCTCGGCTTCAAGGAGCAATCGAATTACAAGCCTATCCTCGAAAAAATCGGGTTCACGGACGTTCGTATGGTGCGGCGTTACGAGCATCTCTATGTCGAAGCGGTTAAACCCGCCTAAAAAAGTACCGAAAGATCATTGAAAAAGCAGTTTCCGCTATTGCAGAAACTGCTTTTCTCATTCCTATGGGCAAACCTTCCTGTAACCGCCGTAAAGGTCATGGGCTGTACGGCAGATATCTTCACGAAAATCCGGATGAGCGATACTTGCAAGTGCCTCAGCACGCTGGCGCATATTTTTACCGTGAAGGTTTACAATTCCATATTCCGTAACGACATACTGCACATGAGCCCTTGTGGTCACAACTCCCGCACCCGCCTTGAGCACAGGCACAATCCGGGATTCACCGCGTTTGGTAACCGAAGGAAGTGCTATGATGGGTTTTCCATCGGGAGAAAGCGCCGCACCACGAATGAAGTCCATCTGTCCGCCGACACCTGAAAAATGCCGATGTCCTATGGAATCGGCACAAACCTGCCCGGTCATATCGATTTCAATGGCGCTGTTGATCGCTGTAACCCTGGGGTTTTTCCGGATCTCTTTGGTATCGTTTACGTAGTCCGAACCGAACATCTCCACAAGCGGATTGTCATCGACGAAATCATAGAGCCTGCGGGTACCTAAGAGAAAACTGGCGACGATGATTCCATTGTGGGTAGATTTGTACCTCCCTGTGACAACCCCTTTTTCAACAAGATCGACAACTCCATCGGAAAACATTTCCGTATGGATTCCTAAATCTCTGTGATGTATCAGGGCCGCAAGGGTAGCATCGGGAATAGCACCGATACCCATCTGAAGAGTTGCACCGTTTTCTACTATGGAGGCTATGTTCTGTCCGATTTTTCGTTCGATATCGGTCAATTCATGCCTTGGGCCTTCAGGAAGAGGATCGTCAACATCAACCATGGAGTCAATATGGCTTATATGCAACAATCCTTCACCGTGTGTCCGGGGCATATTCGGGTTCACCTGCGCAATAACCGTCTTTGCAGTATGAACCGCTGCCCGCGCCGCATCCACCGATACTCCAAGGGAACAGTATCCGTGGCGGTCCGGAGGGGAAACATGAACAAATGCAACATCGAGAGGCAGGACATTTCTATAAAACAGTGCCGGTACATCACTTAAAAAAATAGGTATAGCGTCTGCCAACCCTTCCTGAACGGCAGATCGTACATTTCTACCGACAAACAGGGCATTGAGCCTAAAGCTATCACTATACTCCGAGCGGACATACGCTGCATCGCCTTCTGTATGAAGGCTTACAATTTCAACATTACGCAACTCATCCGCCCGGTCAACAAGAGCATCGATAAGCCTCTGCGGTGTCGCAGCAGCTGTTTGCAGAAAAACCCTGTTTCCCGACTCGACGACAGCAACCGCCTCTGCCGCCGATATTGTGCGGTATTTCATAAATTATTCAACTCCTTTTTTTATTTCTATTTCCGATTTCATGTAAACCATATACAAACACCCCATTGCGAACTCCTTTCGTTCAATACTTCCGTTCTTTCGGAACAAACTCTGCACGGGACGACGCAAGAGAAAGGTCGACAGTTTTCTGCATATGTGTAATCGCCCCCCCCTCTTCAAGAAAACAAATCGAATGCTTCAGCCACGACGCATCATCCCGCGACTGATAATCATCCCTGCTATGAGCACCTCTTGTTTCCCTTCGTTCAAGAGCCGATACCGCAACAGCTTTCGAATAGTTAACCATATGCTGCAACTCGATAGCCTCGAGAAGTTCCGTATTGAACTTTTCACTCTGATCGAAAACTCTTATCGCTTCAGCCCTTTTCTGAAGTGCCGTGATTTTTTCCACCGCCTCCGAAAGCCCTTGTTCATGACGAAACACCGACACGTTTTCCATCATCACATTTTGCAGTTCGGCTCTGATCGGAGTAATCGCCTCACCGCCGTCCCTGCCTTTGAGGACGGCAATTTTCTCACTCATCCGGGCGGCAGCCCCTGTATCCAGAGGAATCGGAGTGAGACAGATCCTGTCGAGGTACCGGTTGATATCTTTACCTGCTCGTCTACCGAAAACAATAAGATCCAGCAAGGAATTGGAGCCAAGACGATTTGCGCCATGCACCGAAACACAAGCGACCTCACCTGCCGCCCAGAACCCCGGGACTTCACGTCCTTCTGCATCTCCGCTCACCCTGCCATTTGCATCCGTAGGTATTCCTCCCATTGCATAATGACAGGTCGGCTGTACCGGAATAGGCTTTTCTGCAGGATCCACGCCAAGGTAAATCTTCGCAAACGACTCGATTTCAGGCAGCTTTTCAACGATTTTCTCTTTTGACAGCCCCGTCAAATCAAGCAGAACGTGATCTTTCATCGGCCCTGCACCCCGGCCCTGCCTGATCTCCTCATAGATGCTCCTGCTTACAATATCACGTGGTGCAAGATCCTTGATGCTCGGCGCATAACGCTCCATAAACCGTTCGCCCTGTCCGTTTCGCAGGATCCCCCCCTCTCCTCTTGCAGCTTCGGTAATCAGTATGCCAAGCCGATAAAGACCGGTAGGATGAAACTGCACAAACTCCATGTCCTCCAGAGGCATCCCGTTGTTCAATGCTATGCCCAGTCCGTCCCCGGTATTGGCAAAAGCGTTGGACGTGGTCCTCCAGGCTTTTCCATAACCACCGGTAGCGAACATCACAGCCCGGGCATGAAAAAGCATGAGCTGCCCGGTTTTGATCTCGATGGCGACAATTCCGTTCACGGCTCCTTCGGCCATACACAGATCCAGCACCTGATATTCGTCATAAAAGCTGACGCCTTTTCTCAATGACTGTTCATAAAGCGTATGAAGACAAACATGACCAGTCCTGTCAGCAGCATAGCATGTTCTGCGAACCGGAGCCTTCCCGAAGTTGCTGGTGTGTCCTCCGAAAGGACGTTGTGCTATGCGGCCGTCTTCAAAGCGTGAAAAAGGTACACCGAGATGTTCAAGTTCGATAATCGCACGAGGGGCATCGTTACACATAACCTCCACGGCATACTGATCTGCCAGATAATCCGAACCCTTGATGGTGTCATAAGCATGCCATTCAGGAGAATCTTTCTCGGCATTGCCAAGTGCCGCCGATATCCCTCCCTGGGCCGCTCCGGAGTGTGACCGTAGAGGATGAAGCTTCGACAGAACGGCAACATCGTGTTTTCCGGCAACTTCAACCGCT encodes:
- the galE gene encoding UDP-glucose 4-epimerase GalE; amino-acid sequence: MRILVIGGAGYIGSHVAREFLDRGYNVTVLDNLSSGTRRNLFEEAAFQYGDIMQPLQLREIMADGYDGCVHLAALKAAGESMIKPEAYARMNIAGTINILNAALSAGIPNMIFSSSAAIFGSPRYLPIDEEHSKNPENFYGFTKLEIERMMEWYDRLKGLKYASIRYFNAAGYDVQGRIQGLEMKPENLLPIVMETAAGVREGMKVFGDDYPTRDGTCIRDYVHVSDLAAAHVTAFEYLVEKKESLAVNLGSETGVTVQEMIQRAREITRQNIPAVVSGRRPGDPAELVASSKKARKLLEWQPRYSDLDTLIDSTWQVYRSNFSVT
- a CDS encoding murein hydrolase activator EnvC family protein, yielding MGVHRKKKTVYTLSLIPVGGRSKPVTLLKGVPATFVIVFLLVLGLLVSLAGLVFFATPLHTVVPGSALPAHQKELVALQAKRVDSLIVEIENMQAFTQKVEGIMFQEKAMVQDEASFGGGAGRRVYDAGIIPPPFSDGAVTPGKFTGRLVTGSISQRFKPKKSHYGVDIATARNEPVGAVTDGTVIFSDWTGTFGYTIIVDHGEYMTFYKHCSQLFKKGGEQVKLGEVIALAGDTGQESSGVHLHFEVWRNGIPVDPEAYLNFSM
- a CDS encoding AtpZ/AtpI family protein, with the protein product MRSGDKEKFSDYFGRSVRALSDYLGIGFQIAISFAFFVLGGYWVDEQLGTSPLFLLIGVGAGLTGMILLLIKVVKNANRKGR
- the pgeF gene encoding peptidoglycan editing factor PgeF, which codes for MNKLFIQPELFSQIPGLYALQTTRHGGVSPAPFTTLNLGHNTSDNPANIVKNRTILCNHLSIDPSSLVIADQVHGTRILRAFEGGHHTGYDAFITDRENIFLCILTADCFPVLIYDHEHGAAGAAHAGWKGTAANIAGRTIEAMKEHFGTSPPSCLAWIGTGISVNEYEIGKDVADHFDHKYLHLSPNGRFMLDLAATNVDQLLDAGIPDTSIEVSPFCTARNNSDFFSYRKEKGKTGRMITLIGINSPNQTP
- a CDS encoding acetyl-CoA hydrolase/transferase family protein translates to MKYRTISAAEAVAVVESGNRVFLQTAAATPQRLIDALVDRADELRNVEIVSLHTEGDAAYVRSEYSDSFRLNALFVGRNVRSAVQEGLADAIPIFLSDVPALFYRNVLPLDVAFVHVSPPDRHGYCSLGVSVDAARAAVHTAKTVIAQVNPNMPRTHGEGLLHISHIDSMVDVDDPLPEGPRHELTDIERKIGQNIASIVENGATLQMGIGAIPDATLAALIHHRDLGIHTEMFSDGVVDLVEKGVVTGRYKSTHNGIIVASFLLGTRRLYDFVDDNPLVEMFGSDYVNDTKEIRKNPRVTAINSAIEIDMTGQVCADSIGHRHFSGVGGQMDFIRGAALSPDGKPIIALPSVTKRGESRIVPVLKAGAGVVTTRAHVQYVVTEYGIVNLHGKNMRQRAEALASIAHPDFREDICRTAHDLYGGYRKVCP
- the bchU gene encoding bacteriochlorophyllide d C-20 methyltransferase BchU, whose product is MNDNELLKCNQRANEILFKGLVEFGCFKAALELDLFTHLADGAKDVETLSEAIGAVPQRLGMLLEALRQIGITVQENGKWELTDFAKSMFAPNEEHPNLYMAPVAKAMAYTAENFYMSMAEAVRGKLDYKGETSYPPKTKEENLYFEEIHRRNAHFAIKLLLEEANLASNEKLIDVGGGIGDISAALCKKYTQLNTTILNLPGAIELVDENAEEKGLGDRLRGSAVDIYRDEYPSADAVMFCRILYSANDQLTEMMCTKAFNALEAGGKVLVLDMIVDEKEHPNYDYLSHYIMGIGMPFSVLGFKEQSNYKPILEKIGFTDVRMVRRYEHLYVEAVKPA
- the sdhA gene encoding succinate dehydrogenase flavoprotein subunit, producing the protein MQVVYHDVIIVGSGLAGLRAAVEVAGKHDVAVLSKLHPLRSHSGAAQGGISAALGNAEKDSPEWHAYDTIKGSDYLADQYAVEVMCNDAPRAIIELEHLGVPFSRFEDGRIAQRPFGGHTSNFGKAPVRRTCYAADRTGHVCLHTLYEQSLRKGVSFYDEYQVLDLCMAEGAVNGIVAIEIKTGQLMLFHARAVMFATGGYGKAWRTTSNAFANTGDGLGIALNNGMPLEDMEFVQFHPTGLYRLGILITEAARGEGGILRNGQGERFMERYAPSIKDLAPRDIVSRSIYEEIRQGRGAGPMKDHVLLDLTGLSKEKIVEKLPEIESFAKIYLGVDPAEKPIPVQPTCHYAMGGIPTDANGRVSGDAEGREVPGFWAAGEVACVSVHGANRLGSNSLLDLIVFGRRAGKDINRYLDRICLTPIPLDTGAAARMSEKIAVLKGRDGGEAITPIRAELQNVMMENVSVFRHEQGLSEAVEKITALQKRAEAIRVFDQSEKFNTELLEAIELQHMVNYSKAVAVSALERRETRGAHSRDDYQSRDDASWLKHSICFLEEGGAITHMQKTVDLSLASSRAEFVPKERKY
- a CDS encoding bactofilin family protein yields the protein MFSKKGKKRRSGSAGGLTLLMEGTSVQGELVADGDIRVDGNVSGQVTCRSTLIIGSEGVVEGEISAENMRVAGKFRGNADISGELRLEATAAIDGDLRVTALDVEDGAKLNGRVFMKQDEGFKEQLLERESEPQLSEVKSI